The genomic interval ACCCGGTATTCATCGAGCCAGAAACGACAGTTAGAAAGCAGAAAATGAAGCACCTGGTATTTGCTATAGTCAAAGCAGCGGGAATCCCAGGCCTCGTGATAACCTCGGGGACCTTCATGAAAGAATTGATACGGGGTGCCGTCGAAAAGGCTCAAGCCTTCGAACTCGTTGCGGACGGCATGGGAATGGACCAGGTCCATGATTACCGCCAAACCCGCAGCGTGGGCGCTGTCGATGAGCGCCTTCAAATCTTCGGGGGTGCCGAAGCGGGATGAGGCCGCAAAAAAATTTGAAACATGATAGCCGAAGGATCCATAGTAGGGGTGCTGCTGAATGGCCATGAGCTGTAGCATGTTGTAACCGGCTGCGACGATCCGCGGGATGATCTTTTCAGTAAATTCCTGATAGGTGCCCACACGTTCTTCCTGTTGGGCCATACCCACATGGGCCTCGTAGACAAACACAGCGTCCGGTGGGCGCCGAAAATCAGCGTGCTGCCAGCGATAGGGCGATGCCGGATACCACACCTGGGCATTGAAAATCAATGTTTGCGGGTCCTGCACCACGCGCCGGGCATAAACGGGAATGCGGTCGCCTTTACCGCCCGGCCAGTGAATGCTAAGCCGGAAAAGATCTCCGTGGTCCATGGTCGCCGCCGGCATGCGAAGTTCCCACCCACCCTCTTTGTCGATTCGCTCCATGGCAAACTTTTTATTCTCCGTCCAGTCGGTCATATCGCCGATCAGATAAATGGCGGTAGCGTTGGGGGCCCATTCCCGGAAAATCCATTGGCCGTCCCTGAAATGCAAACCATAGTATTCGTGCCCGGCGGCAAAATCCGCCAGGCTCATTTTTTGCTGAGTAAGTCTGTTTTCGGTGTTGCGGATGCGTTCCAGACGCCGCCGCAGGATGTTCTCGTACGGTCGCAGGAGTGGATCAGCGTCCAAAAGATGCTGCAAGGGCTCCTTGTTCGGTTTTTTTCGAGCAGCCTTGGAAGAGACTTTTTTTTTCATATCAGGTAATTAAAGGACGTTGCAGCATCTTTTCGTAAAGCCCGATGTACTGTGTGGCCGTGACGTCATGGTTGAAGGTTGCGGCACTTTCCGTCATGATGCGTTTGATTTGTCGCGCTTTGGTTTTTCCAGGGAGTTTATAAAAATTCATGGCTTCTTGAATCGCCCAGAAGAGCCCGCCGCTGTCATAGGTTTCAAAGACAAATCCGTTACCTGAATTCTTTTTCAAGTCCAGATGAACAACCGTATCATGAAGTCCGCCCGTATCATGAACCACCGGCAAGGCACCGTAGATGGCACCGATCATCTGCGGCAGGCCGCAGGGTTCAAAGCGCGAAGGCATCAATACAAAATCGGAAGCGCCATAAGCCAGATGTTCCAATTCCTCGTCGAAATCACAAATGGCCACCCGATCAAACAGTTGATGAAAATTGACGATGTCTCTGAAGTGTTTCTGGAATTCACCGTTGGCCACAAAGATGATCTGAAGATGCTTTCCCCAGTATTTCGACACGACCCGGTATAAAATTTCCGCCAGCAATTGGCAACCTTTCTGTCTGTTGTCCAAACGCGATGGCCAAAAAAAGATCGGGGTTTTGTCATCCTGCACGAGGCCGAGCTTTGCCTGGAGATAACGTTTGTTTTCCTTCTTGCCTTCCGGATGATCTTTGGGGCCGTACTGACGGTATAGCTCCTGATCTATAGCCGGGTTAAAGCCCGGATCCGGTGCATTGAGAATACCCGTGGCACATCCGGCCTGCCATTTGCTTGTCAGCTCCGCCCTTAAGGGTGGCTTCACAAAATCGTGTCGACCCTCAACGATCTCTTTTAGAAAGGTCGGGCTGACCGTATTGACAAAATGAGCCGCGAAAACGCCGCTGGCTAGAAAATCCACCGGATTGGTTTCGCGGGTTCCTTCATATTCGTAGGCCATATTTTTATAATACAGATGCTGCCAGAAGTAGGCCGCGTCAATTCCACGATCCTCGATCAAGGACAGCGTAGTTTCAACGGTATGGATATTATGGATGGTAAAGAGACAGGGGATGCTTCCCGTCCTTGAAAGCGCCGGAATCAGGCCGGTCATCCAGTCATTGCAATGGATCAGATCCGGCTGCACACGGGGAATAATATTATTGATGACTTCCCTTTGAAACGCCAGTGAGAGCTTGGTGTTTTCGCCTCCGTATTCGGAATAGACCCGGTTAAGATAATAAAAGGCACGGTCTTCGGCCAAATGTATCCGTTCATCCGGCATAATGCGGCGAAGGACGTTCAATTCCTTTTTAAGAAAGGGAGCCAGGCGGTCTCTGAATATGGAGCGGTAATCGGGAAGCGCCACATGAACATCGGCGCCATGATCGAACAGGGCTTTGATCAGGGCGGCGGAAACATCAGCCAGGCCGCCGGCCTTGGCCGTAAGGTAATTGGCAAGGGGGCCCATGCGGTCAGGCAGGTAGGTGACTTCCGGCGTTACGATGAGAATACGCGGATTTTTCTTGGGACTGTTCGTCATGTCCTGCTCCTTATCCGGCTTCTGCCGCCCAGGTGATAAATCCGGGAGAAAATCTGAGGCGGTCATCTCCCCTAGGAACTACCCGGGCCGTAAACCCGTATCGGCCCGCGTTGCGGCAGGTGACGGTACAGGCGTACAGAAATTTTCCGTTTCCAAGATCCTGCTGAACGTTCATGACTTCCCTTTGCCCGGTCGGCATCGCATCCATGCCTTTCACAGGGCCGTAATAGATCTGAACCGCCACTTCTTCAGGACGGATTTCGCCAAGATGCACAACGGAAGTAACATGAAATGTATCTCCTACCCGAAAGGGCCCGGGCAAATCCTTGACCGGCAGCTCGATGCGGATGGTGTTCCAGAGGCTGCGCAGCCGTTGGTACTGAAGGGCCAGGGTTTTGGCTTCGGCAGCCCCGTCTGTAATTAGGGTTTTCATACGGTTTGCTATCGGTTGATAAAACCGTTTTTCGTATTCCCTTACCATGCGCTGGCTGCAAAAACTCTGCATGGCCATCTTCATGGAAGCTTTCATCATTTCGAGCCATTTCAAGGGGGCATCTCCGTTTCTGCGATCATAGAAACGGGGAATGACGTCATTTTCCAGGACATTATAGAGGGCCTGGCTTTCCACCGCATCCTGGTATTCGTGGTCGGAGAACTCTTCCTCGCTGCCGATGCGCCAGCCCCTTTCCTCCGAATAGCCTTCGCACCACCAGCCGTCAAGGGTGCTGACATTTAAAACGCCGTTCAAGGCCGCCTTCATACCGGAAGTCCCGCAGGCCTCGAAGGGCCGCCTGGGCGTGTTGAGCCACACATCGGCGCCCTGGAGGAGGTGCCGGGCAATGTGGGGATCGTAGTTTTCAAGAAAGATGATCCGGTGGCGTATGCCGGGCCGGCGGGCAAACTGGATGAGGCGCCGGATCAGTTCTTTGCCCTCCTGATCCTTGGGGTGAGCCTTGCCGGCAATAATAAACTGAACCGGATGGGTCTTGGAGGTAATCAGGGCCTCGAGTCGATCGGGATCTTTAAGAATCAGGTCGGCGCGTTTGTAAGTCGCGAAACGGCGGGCAAAACCGATGGTCAGGGCATCCTGATCCAAAACAGTCTCAACTTCCTCCATCATCGCCTTGGGTGCATTGCGCCGTTCGTACTGCTGCTTCATGAGTTTGCGGCAAGTGCTGATCAAACGGGAGCGACTCATTTCATGAGCCCGCCACAGTTCCTCGTTGTATATTTCGCCGATGCGGGTGATGTTGTCCGGACGCCAGGGGTACAGACTCCAGTCCGGCCCGAGATAGCGCTCGAACAGCAAGGCGTTCTCACGCGAAACCCAGGTGGGTATATGCACACCGTTGGTGACATGGCTGATGGGAATCTCATCTTCAGGTCTCCCCGGCCAGACATGCGACCACATGCGCCGTGCCGTAACACCGTGCAGTTCGCTGACGCCGTTGCAGTACTGGGCCATGCGCAGCCCCAGAACAAACATGGAAAGGGGACCGGTCGGTCCGGACTTCACCGGTTGCCCCCATGAAATAATTTTATCGACCGTGGTTCCGAGCCGCTCTTGCAGGTGGATCAGATACGGTTTGACAAGTTCAGCAGAAAATTCGTCGTGACCGGCTGCCACCGGGGTGTGGGTGGTAAAGACCGTGGCCCGCGGAACGATCTCCATGGCGGTTTTGAGATCGACGTTATAGGCCTCAATGGTTTGGGCCAGCCGTTCCAGACTGGAAAAGGCCGAATGCCCCTCGTTCATATGGCAAAAAGTTGGGTAAATGCCCATGGCTTTAAGAGCGCGCATTCCGCCAATTCCCAAAAGCACTTCCTGGGCCAGCCGTACTTTTCCCTCACCGGCATACAGCGTGGAAGTAATATCCTGGATCTCAACAGGGTTTTGCCCGAGATTCGTATCCAGCAGGTAAAGTGGAACGCGGCCGACCATGATTTTCCAGACCATGGCATGGATGTCGCCGTCGGGTCCTGGAATCGAGATATTCACCTCGTTGCCGGAACGATCACGAGCCCTTTCCAACGGCATTTGATAGATGTCGGTTTCCGGATACTGTTCCTGCTGCCATCCGTCCTGATTCAAAAATTGTTGAAAGTAGCCCTTTCGATAAAGAAGCCCCACGCCAACCATGGGCAGCGCCAGGTCGGAAGCAGCTTTGAGATAGTCTCCGGCCAGCATGCCAAGCCCGCCGGCATATATCGGCAGACTTTCATGAACTCCAAACTCCATGGAGAAATAGGCAATGGTTCCCTTTCGATCCGACTTCATATCGGGCCGGTCCACGGGACCTAAAACCTGGCTTACAAAACGGTCTTTAACCCGCTGTTGATGGGCCAAAAAGCTCTCATCCCCGGCCAGCTCCTCAAAGCGTTTCGGATCGACATAGGTTAAAAAAACCACAGGATTTCTTCCCGACTTTTCCCAAAGACCGGGGTTGATGCGACGGTAAAGCTCCTGGGCGTCATGCTGCCAGCTCCACCAAAGGTTGCGGGACAATATTTCAAGAAACGAAAGGGGTTCCGGAATGGAAGGAAACACCTGAAACATTTGAATATCTCTCATTTTGACAACCTCGATGCCGCACACTAAGTGTTAAAAAAAAATTACAGAAGTGAATATTTTGCGGGCTGCCGCCCGAATCCCCTGACAATATAAATACCAGAGCTCACAGCTTAAATCAAACCCAAACACCAATACACCTAATTGAGTTAAAATTCAATTATAGTGTTTGTCAAAATAACGTTCCGTTTCCGCCGCCGGATAATTTTGTTTAGATTGGCAAAAACTCGCAAAGAATAGCGTGTAAAAACAAACAGGGCTCAGGTTTTTAGATTGGGGTTTGGTTTTATTGGAGTATTGGAGTGCTGGAGTGATGGTGGCGATTTAAAATATAAAAACAAATCGTTAGGAAGAAATCCATCGTTTATTTTGGGAAAGAGTGATCTCAGGTTAACCCTTGGCCGATCTTCCCGGTGGCTTGACGGTACGCTGGTCTGTCAGCTGTATCCAGACCCGCAACAGTTCGCTGGCTCCCCAGGCCTGGGCATCACATCCTCGCTGGGTGTGGGGGAAATCACCGTCTAAAATTTCCGGTACATGGCCGACACATCCCTGGTTGATGTGGCGGATACCGCTCGCCAGCCACGCCAGCGCGGCCGGTCTGCCCTCGTCGCCGTAAGCCCTGACCCAGGCCTCGCAAAAACTGGGAAACATCCAGGTCCAGGCGGTGCCGTTATGATAGGCCGGTTTACGGCGAGTATTTTCATCTCCGGTATAGCTGCCCTGATACGGATGGTGCGGGTCATTCAGAAGGGTACCGTCATGCACAATGGCCAAGGGACGTCGAACCGGCCGGTCCGCAAGACTCCGAATGGCGCCGGGAACCAGCAGTTCCTGGCAGGCCGTTACAATGCTCCGGCAGGCGGCGGTTTCGGCAACGGCTCCCAGGGTCACGGCCAGAAGCTGGTTCGGTCGCAAGGCATCGTCCGGTTCGGCTTGTCGGGCAGAAACGCCGCTGTCGGCATGCAGACAATCCGACAGATACCCTTCATGGTCGAGTAAAAACAGGTCAAGGATGGACGCCTGAACTTGTGCGGCCAATTTTTTCCAGCGACTGCGGGTTTTAGCCGGATCGATTTGGGCCAGAAAGGTGAGGGCATGGTACCAGAGGGCCTGAATTTCAATGGGAAATC from Candidatus Desulfatibia profunda carries:
- the glgP gene encoding alpha-glucan family phosphorylase is translated as MRDIQMFQVFPSIPEPLSFLEILSRNLWWSWQHDAQELYRRINPGLWEKSGRNPVVFLTYVDPKRFEELAGDESFLAHQQRVKDRFVSQVLGPVDRPDMKSDRKGTIAYFSMEFGVHESLPIYAGGLGMLAGDYLKAASDLALPMVGVGLLYRKGYFQQFLNQDGWQQEQYPETDIYQMPLERARDRSGNEVNISIPGPDGDIHAMVWKIMVGRVPLYLLDTNLGQNPVEIQDITSTLYAGEGKVRLAQEVLLGIGGMRALKAMGIYPTFCHMNEGHSAFSSLERLAQTIEAYNVDLKTAMEIVPRATVFTTHTPVAAGHDEFSAELVKPYLIHLQERLGTTVDKIISWGQPVKSGPTGPLSMFVLGLRMAQYCNGVSELHGVTARRMWSHVWPGRPEDEIPISHVTNGVHIPTWVSRENALLFERYLGPDWSLYPWRPDNITRIGEIYNEELWRAHEMSRSRLISTCRKLMKQQYERRNAPKAMMEEVETVLDQDALTIGFARRFATYKRADLILKDPDRLEALITSKTHPVQFIIAGKAHPKDQEGKELIRRLIQFARRPGIRHRIIFLENYDPHIARHLLQGADVWLNTPRRPFEACGTSGMKAALNGVLNVSTLDGWWCEGYSEERGWRIGSEEEFSDHEYQDAVESQALYNVLENDVIPRFYDRRNGDAPLKWLEMMKASMKMAMQSFCSQRMVREYEKRFYQPIANRMKTLITDGAAEAKTLALQYQRLRSLWNTIRIELPVKDLPGPFRVGDTFHVTSVVHLGEIRPEEVAVQIYYGPVKGMDAMPTGQREVMNVQQDLGNGKFLYACTVTCRNAGRYGFTARVVPRGDDRLRFSPGFITWAAEAG
- a CDS encoding glycogen debranching protein → KSIDPKKTLFGVDNTIAHKPVEALARAIDHYIVKRGTLKSVIAGYPWFLDWGRDSLIVVRGLIAARRTEDARAVLKQFGRFEKDGTLPNMIWGQDAGNRDTSDAPLWFFLACSELVRSEGKEVFLDEPCNGRTIRRILVSMGRSLRAGTPNGIGMDSKSGLIFSPSHFTWMDTNHPTGTPRQGFPIEIQALWYHALTFLAQIDPAKTRSRWKKLAAQVQASILDLFLLDHEGYLSDCLHADSGVSARQAEPDDALRPNQLLAVTLGAVAETAACRSIVTACQELLVPGAIRSLADRPVRRPLAIVHDGTLLNDPHHPYQGSYTGDENTRRKPAYHNGTAWTWMFPSFCEAWVRAYGDEGRPAALAWLASGIRHINQGCVGHVPEILDGDFPHTQRGCDAQAWGASELLRVWIQLTDQRTVKPPGRSAKG
- a CDS encoding glycogen/starch synthase, whose translation is MTNSPKKNPRILIVTPEVTYLPDRMGPLANYLTAKAGGLADVSAALIKALFDHGADVHVALPDYRSIFRDRLAPFLKKELNVLRRIMPDERIHLAEDRAFYYLNRVYSEYGGENTKLSLAFQREVINNIIPRVQPDLIHCNDWMTGLIPALSRTGSIPCLFTIHNIHTVETTLSLIEDRGIDAAYFWQHLYYKNMAYEYEGTRETNPVDFLASGVFAAHFVNTVSPTFLKEIVEGRHDFVKPPLRAELTSKWQAGCATGILNAPDPGFNPAIDQELYRQYGPKDHPEGKKENKRYLQAKLGLVQDDKTPIFFWPSRLDNRQKGCQLLAEILYRVVSKYWGKHLQIIFVANGEFQKHFRDIVNFHQLFDRVAICDFDEELEHLAYGASDFVLMPSRFEPCGLPQMIGAIYGALPVVHDTGGLHDTVVHLDLKKNSGNGFVFETYDSGGLFWAIQEAMNFYKLPGKTKARQIKRIMTESAATFNHDVTATQYIGLYEKMLQRPLIT